Proteins from a genomic interval of Quercus lobata isolate SW786 chromosome 11, ValleyOak3.0 Primary Assembly, whole genome shotgun sequence:
- the LOC115968400 gene encoding mediator of RNA polymerase II transcription subunit 32, protein MDNIVESLNNAYQDFVAAAANVLEAKEIAGAQKTTATDAALENFKQKWELFRVACDQAEEFVESVKQRIGSECLVDEATGSPAGKSGQSTGLPPISAVRLEQMSKAVRWLVIELQHGSGSAAVSANSHPSAPFDARFTEDATQ, encoded by the coding sequence ATGGACAACATTGTAGAGTCTTTGAACAATGCATATCAGGACTTTGTTGCTGCGGCAGCTAATGTACTCGAAGCCAAGGAGATTGCTGGTGCCCAGAAAACAACAGCCACAGATGCTGCTCTAGAAAATTTTAAGCAGAAGTGGGAGTTGTTCAGAGTTGCTTGTGACCAAGCAGAGGAGTTTGTGGAGTCTGTGAAGCAAAGGATAGGATCAGAGTGCCTAGTGGATGAAGCAACTGGCTCACCGGCTGGGAAGTCAGGCCAGAGCACTGGTCTTCCACCCATTAGTGCAGTCCGTTTGGAACAGATGAGTAAGGCTGTCCGATGGCTTGTGATTGAACTACAGCATGGTTCTGGAAGTGCAGCTGTTTCAGCCAATTCCCACCCTTCTGCTCCTTTTGATGCTAGGTTCACTGAAGATGCAACTCAATAG
- the LOC115966929 gene encoding uncharacterized protein LOC115966929, producing the protein MQEYLSQVKRLQSSFDLFSLLHVSRSGNTHADSLATLATSSAGDLPRIILVEHLDRANEVAKGMAHIHEVIVGPSWMDPMVKFLKDDILPEEKLEAEKIRRKAPRFWLSEDHKLYKRSYSGPYLLCVHPEASELLLEELHEGICGSHTGGRVPRTLISDNGLQFDSKAFRRYCCKLGITNRYSTPAYPQGNRQAEAVNKVIVNGLKKRLDDAKGRWVEELPHILWTYRTTPRWSTGETPFAMTYGAKAVIPLEVNVSMLRTSSFTPDNNDELLGKNLDLINE; encoded by the exons ATGCAAGAGTACTTAAGCCAAGTCAAACGCTTGCAGTCGAGTTTCGATCTTTTCAGCTTGTTGCACGTCTCCAGAAGTGGAAACACTCATGCAGATTCACTGGCCACgcttgccacctcctcggcaGGGGATCTGCCTCGAATTATTCTCGTCGAGCATCTGGATAGAGCGAATGAAGTAGCCAAAGGCATGGCCCATATCCATGAGGTTATAGTGGgccctagctggatggaccctatggTGAAGTTCCTCAAAGATGACATATTGCCCGAGGAAAAATTGGAGGCTGAAAAAATACGAAGAaaagctcctcggttctggttgTCCGAGGACCACAAATTGTACAAGCGTTCCTATTCCGGGCCATATTTACTGTGTGTCCACCCTGAGGCATCAGAACTACTGCTTGAAGAGCTGCATGAAGGGATTTGCGGGAGTCACACGGGAGGAAG GGTCCCTCGCACCCTCATTTCAGATAATGGACTCCAGTTTGACAGCAAGGCCTTCAGAAGATACTGCTGCAAGCTAGGAATCACCAACAGGTACTCAACTCCAGCTTATCCTCAAGGAAATAGGCAAGCCGAGGCTGTCAATAAAGTCATAGTCAacgggcttaagaagagactggatgacgcCAAGGGAAGGTGGGTAGAAGAGCTGCCACACAtcttatggacctatcggactaCACCACGGTGGTCAACAGGGGAGACACCTTTcgccatgacctatggggccaaGGCTGTTATCCCTCTAGAGGTAAACGTCTCAATGCTGAGGACGAGCTCCTTCACCCCGGACAATAATGACGAACTACTGGGGAAGAACCTAGATCTGATCAACGAATGA